In Bacillus sp. 2205SS5-2, the sequence CTTTTATATTGGTTAATTGATCATTCGGTTGGGACCCTAAATAAATAAGAAGTCTTAACGAATAATCGGTATAGGTGGTTAAATGCATGAATCTAACCTCATTTCTTATTACATATTATTATTGTAACAAAATATAAGCGGGGAAATGTGAACAATTTTCAAAAGATGTATTTCATATATTGCTTTATAATAAAACAATTGATACATTAAAGATGTATTTAAAATATATCTTTAAGAAGAGGTGGAAGTTTTTATGACACAATTACAATCAAGAACGATTGATATTATTAAATCTACAGTTCCGGTTTTAGAAATACATGGAGAAGCAATCACAAAACACTTCTACAAAATAATGTTTAAAGATCATCCTGAATTACTAAATATTTTTAATCATGCCCATCAAAAACAAGGAAGACAGCCAAAAGCCTTAGCGGCATCAGTCTACGCAGCAGCGAAATACATCGATAATTTAGAAGCCATCATTCCTGTTGTTAAGCAAATTGCTCATAAACATAGAAGTCTAAATGTAAAGCCAGAGCATTATCCGATTGTAGGTAAATACCTTTTAATAGCGATCAAAGATGTCTTAGGGGATGCAGCAACTGATGAAATAATGGAAGCTTGGGAAGTGGCATATGGTCTGATTGCAGATGTTTTCATTAGTGTTGAAAAAGATATGTATGAAGAAGCAGAAAATCAAGTCGGTGGATGGAAAGAGTTTAAATCATTTATTGTTTCAAAGAAAGAAAAAGAAAGTGATGTTATCACTTCTTTTTATTTAAAACCTAAAGATGGTGACAAGTTAGCTAGTTTTCAACCTGGTCAATACATTAGTGTCAGAGTCACTATCCCTAACAGTGAATTTACACATATTCGTCAGTATAGCTTATCCGATTCGCCAACAAAGGATTATTACCGGATTTCTGTAAAAAAAGAAGAAGAGATAAATGAAAAACCTGCAGGAATGGTTTCAAATTTTCTTCATAGTTCAATTAATGAAGGAGATGAGCTAGAAATTACGGCACCTGCTGGAGATTTCGTTTTATTAGACAACGTAAACCAACCAGTGGTTCTCCTCAGCGGTGGTGTTGGATTAACGCCGATGGTTAGTATGCTGAATCATTTAATTGAGAAGAAGTTTGAAAAAGATATCTTTTTTATTCATGCAACTCGGAATAGCGAATTTCATGGAATGAAAGATGAACTGAGTAATATACAAGAACAAAATTCTAATGTAAACTATTTTGTTTGTTACGATTCACCAACTGAGAAGGATAAACTAGCAAAAAAATATGATAAAGCTGGGTACATTGAAAAAGAGTGGTTACGAAGAATTCTTCCGACTGAAGAAGCTCAATATTACTTCTGTGGACCAGCAGTCTTTATGAAAAAATTATATAAAGATCTGCTAGATTTGGGTGTGAATCCAAGCAATATTCACTACGAGTTTTTTGGACCAGCAATGGATATCGAAGAATAACAAAATTTAATATGGCTGTTTTCGAAAAGAGCCTTTATAAAAAAGTCAGCAAAATTTGCTGGCTTTTTATTTAGATAACATCCAATCTCTTTCCACTTGATTATCAACAATAACACGATTCTAAGGATATATTATTAAAGAAAACAAGTTGTTGGGTACGTTGTTCATAGGCTGTTTTTTTAGTGGAAACCTTAAGATCGAAATGTGACCAAAAAGTTCATTAATTAAGAAGTGAAATACCAATTCAATCACCTTTGCCAGGTTTACCTTGCACCCTGTAAGTGGTATAGTGAGAACAATTAATATTATCATTTGAATAATATTTCAGCTTAAGCATATAAGGAGATTTATACATGGGAAAATCAAAGAAAATTGCGTGGATAACAGATAGTACATGTTCTCTTTCAGAAGAATTTATTTCATTACATAACATTGAAGTTATCCCGCTAAATGTTATTTT encodes:
- the hmpA gene encoding NO-inducible flavohemoprotein, producing MTQLQSRTIDIIKSTVPVLEIHGEAITKHFYKIMFKDHPELLNIFNHAHQKQGRQPKALAASVYAAAKYIDNLEAIIPVVKQIAHKHRSLNVKPEHYPIVGKYLLIAIKDVLGDAATDEIMEAWEVAYGLIADVFISVEKDMYEEAENQVGGWKEFKSFIVSKKEKESDVITSFYLKPKDGDKLASFQPGQYISVRVTIPNSEFTHIRQYSLSDSPTKDYYRISVKKEEEINEKPAGMVSNFLHSSINEGDELEITAPAGDFVLLDNVNQPVVLLSGGVGLTPMVSMLNHLIEKKFEKDIFFIHATRNSEFHGMKDELSNIQEQNSNVNYFVCYDSPTEKDKLAKKYDKAGYIEKEWLRRILPTEEAQYYFCGPAVFMKKLYKDLLDLGVNPSNIHYEFFGPAMDIEE